The following are encoded together in the Panicum virgatum strain AP13 chromosome 6K, P.virgatum_v5, whole genome shotgun sequence genome:
- the LOC120711773 gene encoding oxygen-dependent coproporphyrinogen-III oxidase, chloroplastic-like: MERETPELAAPATFLRGEEGASSESVRARFERMIRRVQAEVCAELEAVEGGARDGGGGALFREDAWTRPGGGGGISRVLQGGRVFEKAAVNVSVVYGVMPPEAYRAARPEAAAAAAAGGEKAGPVAFFAAGVSSVIHPVNPFAPTMHFNYRYFETEAPKDNAPFSADAPGAPRQWWFGGGTDLTPSYIIEEDIKHFHSVQKQTCDKFDPSFYPRFKKWCDDYFYIKHRGERRGVGGIFFDDLSDYDQETLLQFATECADSVLPAYIPIIECRKDIPFTKEHKAWQQLRRGRYVEFNLVYDRGTTFGLKTGGRIESILVSLPLTARWEYDHKPEVGSEEWKLLDTCINPREWI; the protein is encoded by the exons ATGGAGAGGGAGACGCCGGAgctcgcggcgccggcgaccttCCTCCGCGGGGAGGAAGGGGCGTCCTCGGAGTCAGTGCGCGCGCGGTTCGAGCGCATGATCCGGCGCGTGCAGGCGGAGGTATGCGCGGAGCTCGAGGCGGTCGAGGGAGGCGcaagggacggcggcggaggcgcgctgTTCCGGGAGGACGCCTGGacgcgccccggcggcggcggcggaatcaGCCGTGTGCTCCAGGGCGGCCGCGTGTTCGAGAAGGCCGCGGTGAACGTCTCCGTGGTCTACGGGGTCATGCCTCCTGAGGCGTACCGCGCGGCGAGGCCTGAagccgccgcagcggcggcggctggaggggAGAAGGCCGGGCCGGTAGCCTTCTTCGCGGCCGGCGTCAGTTCG GTCATTCATCCAGTGAACCCATTTGCTCCAACAATGCATTTCAACTACCGGTATTTCGAAACAGAGGCACCTAAG GATAATGCACCATTCTCTGCAGATGCACCTGGTGCACCTAGGCAGTGGTGGTTTGGAGGTGGTACTGACCTGACGCCTTCATATATCATTGAAGAGGATATCAAGCACTTCCATTCC GTTCAGAAACAAACGTGTGATAAATTTGATCCTAGCTTTTATCCTAGATTCAAAAAATGGTGTGATGATTACTTTTATATCAAG CATCGTGGTGAACGGCGTGGGGTGGGTGGAATATTTTTTGATGATCTTAGTGACTATGATCAGGAAACTCTCCTTCAATTTGCTACAG AATGTGCAGATTCAGTTCTACCTGCATACATACCCATTATAGAATGCCGCAAAGACATTCCATTTACTAAGGAGCACAAGGCATGGCAGCAGCTACGGAGAGGACGCTATGTGGAATTTAACCTC GTTTATGATCGGGGAACCACGTTTGGCCTCAAGACTGGAGGACGGATTGAGAGTATCCTTGTTTCTCTTCCTCTTACCGCACGGTGGGAGTATGATCAT AAACCAGAAGTAGGGAGTGAAGAATGGAAACTTCTTGACACATGCATAAATCCAAGGGAATGGATCTGA
- the LOC120711774 gene encoding uncharacterized protein LOC120711774 produces MAVWRCFISQTHGWISSGLEEGSRSPFAAGSKLSGGYHTEQYALAQFQIGAESPCLQSPSGKVQISRECDYLPVSTATSNLFPCVGWRHPSTWGFIVALQWPYFVLVAPSITIPVEEAGSYGELPQIDVE; encoded by the exons ATGGCGGTATGGCGGTGCTTCATCAGCCAGACCCATGGCTGGATCTCGAGTGGATTGGAGGAGGGCAGCAG ATCCCCTTTTGCAGCTGGCTCCAAATTGAGTGGAGGCTACCATACGGAGCAGTATGCCTTGGCACAATTCCAG atcggagcggagAGTCCTTGCCTTCAATCGCCATCAGGAAAGGTCCAAATCTCTCGCGAATGCGACTACCTTCCAGTCTCAACGGCGACCTCGAATCTGTTCCCCTGCGTCGGCtggcggcatccatccacctgGGGCTTCATTGTTGCGTTGCAGTGGCCGTATTTCGTACTGGTGGCCCCGTCAATCACCATCCCCGTAGAGGAGGCAGGATCCTACGGTGAGCTGCCGCAAATAG ATGTAGAATGA